The Clarias gariepinus isolate MV-2021 ecotype Netherlands chromosome 4, CGAR_prim_01v2, whole genome shotgun sequence genome window below encodes:
- the id4 gene encoding DNA-binding protein inhibitor ID-4 gives MKATIPPRARRDSCSCAELSAEPDLCCLQHDMNDCYSRLKRLVPTIPQHRRVSRVEILQHVIDYILDLQLALERTEHSSEHSGTWPRSSMRTPLSVLNTEQRTPVVNKQEDTILCR, from the exons ATGAAGGCTACCATTCCGCCTCGCGCCCGGAGGGACTCGTGCAGCTGCGCTGAACTCTCGGCCGAGCCGGATCTGTGCTGCCTGCAACACGACATGAATGACTGCTACAGCCGGCTGAAGCGCCTCGTGCCCACCATCCCTCAGCACCGGCGCGTGAGCCGCGTGGAGATCCTGCAGCACGTCATCGACTACATCCTGGACCTGCAGCTGGCGCTCGAGCGCACCGAGCACAGCAGCGAGCACAGCGGGACGTGGCCGCGGAGCTCCATGCGCACCCCGCTCTCCGTCCTCAACACCGAGCAG AGGACACCAGTAGTCAACAAGCAGGAGGACACGATCCTGTGCCGCTGA